In a single window of the Thermoanaerobaculia bacterium genome:
- a CDS encoding purine-nucleoside phosphorylase, with product MPHLPIGDARVGIVLGSGAGGFARRLARARRTSFSALRGFPAPSIAGHAGELIVGRAAGVPVAVLSGRVHAYEGHSFERVVHPVRALARAGVRAVVLTNAAGAVRAAWRPGDLMLVADHLNGFGANPLAGPNDPSLGPRFPDMTGAYDPALRRLARAAARRLAIPLRQGVYAGVPGPSYETPAEVRMWRTLGADAIGMSTVPEVIVLRHASVRVLAISLITNMAAGIGRAPLDHDRVLEAGERAAGRLGDLLEAVVPLVDRLIED from the coding sequence GTGCCGCATCTCCCGATCGGCGATGCGCGCGTGGGAATCGTGCTCGGCTCCGGCGCCGGCGGATTCGCGCGGCGGCTCGCGCGGGCCCGCCGGACGTCGTTTTCCGCTCTCCGCGGTTTTCCGGCGCCCTCGATCGCCGGCCACGCCGGAGAGCTGATCGTGGGCCGCGCGGCCGGGGTGCCCGTCGCCGTTCTCTCCGGGCGGGTCCACGCGTACGAGGGGCATTCCTTCGAGAGGGTCGTGCATCCGGTGCGGGCCCTCGCGCGGGCGGGCGTCCGCGCGGTCGTCCTGACCAACGCGGCGGGAGCGGTTCGGGCCGCCTGGCGCCCGGGAGACCTGATGCTCGTCGCCGATCACCTCAACGGGTTCGGGGCGAATCCCCTGGCCGGACCCAACGACCCGTCGCTCGGGCCGCGGTTCCCCGACATGACCGGCGCGTACGACCCGGCGCTCCGGCGGCTGGCCCGCGCGGCCGCGCGCCGGCTCGCCATACCGCTTCGGCAGGGCGTCTACGCCGGGGTCCCGGGGCCGTCGTACGAGACGCCCGCCGAGGTGCGCATGTGGCGCACGCTCGGCGCGGACGCGATCGGGATGTCGACGGTCCCGGAAGTGATCGTGCTGCGGCATGCGTCGGTCCGGGTGCTCGCCATTTCGCTGATCACGAACATGGCGGCAGGAATCGGGCGAGCTCCGCTCGACCACGACCGCGTGCTGGAGGCGGGGGAGCGAGCCGCGGGAAGGCTCGGCGACCTCCTCGAGGCGGTCGTTCCGCTCGTCGATCGGCTCATCGAGGACTAG